Sequence from the Actinomyces slackii genome:
GCCCTGGTGAAGTAGATGCCCAGGTTGCCGGCCCATGCCACGACCCCGTGGTTGATGAACTCGCTGCCGTTGTCGAAGTCCATGCCCAGCAGCGGGAACGGGACGGCGTCGATGGCTGCGTCCAGGGCGGCAATGATGTGCTTCTCCGCGTTGTTGCGCATCGTGCGGGTGAACACCCACCCGGTGAGCACGTCGGTCATGTTCAGGGTCCGGGCGAACTCGCCCTTGAGGACCGGGCCGCAGTGGGCGACGGTGTCGACCTCGAAGAACCCCGGGGCGGCCTCGATCTCGTCACCGGCCTTGCGGATGGTGATCGAGTTGCGCAGCAGCGGCCCGGCCTTGGTGGTGCTGATCCCCCGGACGGGGTCCTTGGCGCGTACTGGGGCCAGGTACCGGTCGATGGTCGCCGCACTCATGGCCTCCAGCTCTGCCCGCACCTGGGGCGTGTATCGGGGCTCGTCATCCAGCTCCCCGTGGGACTGGAGCAGGTCGAGCAGCAGCGGCATGGACGCCGCCAGGTACTTGCCGCACTGCCCGCCACTGGCCGCCCACACCTTTTGCAGGACCTTCAGGGCGTCATAGGAGTACTTGCGGCCCCTGGGCCTGGGCGCCTCCTTCTTGGCCCCGCCAGGGCGCTTGGCGGCCTGGGTCAGGCGCCTGCGCGCGTTGTCCCGGCTCCAGCCAGTCACCGCGCACACCTCGTCGAGCATCCGCCCCTTATCGCCCTTGGACGCCCTGGCATACGCCGTGGCGTACTTCCTGGTGATCTCAGCCCTAGCCCCCATCGACAACTCGCTTCCCATGCCCACCACGGTCCGCGGATTTCGCGGGCACTTCCACATGAGGCACGGGACCTCCTTCGCGGGCATCCACGATGAGTCTCGTCGCTGCCTTGCCCTCCCTTCAGGCTTGACGTACACTCGGGCACGCGAGGCCCTATGCGACCACCAGGGTCACCCACGGGGTCTCGCCCCTCGCAGACCCCCGGCTCCGTCCGGGGGTCTTTGCGTTTTCTACTCCAACCAGATGATGCCGTTCTCTGAATTCGGAACCCAATGGGAGCACGTCTTCATATAGGCCCGAATCGCCCCAGGAACCGGCCTAATTCCCACCCACACCCCTGGATAATCTTGGGCATGCTTATGGAATGCCCCGTAGGCAATAAGATCTGCCGCCTGGATCAACTGGCTGTACCTACTGTCCTGCATGAGGACATCCTCTACGATACGGCGAGTTGAAATCTCAAGACCACGATGAGCATCCCGAAACGGAGTTGCCTCTCGCAAAGCTGTCTCCCACTCATGCGCATTCTCCGCCGATTCCCCTCCTCTTAGTTCAGGCGAGTAGCCCTGATGACCATCGTAGAACACCATGGCCGTCTCATCCTCCTGTTTTGCCCAATCATCGAGCCACCTCAGGAACTTCCTGTAGGCATCGGGCTTAGGGTGTTATTCATGGGGGTTTGTTCGTGTCGTTAGTTGGTGCATCGGCCGTCTCGGGAGAGAATTGGGTTACCACACTCGATTCTCTTGGGGAGGCGGCCGATGCATTACGAGTCTACCACGGGGCTGTGCGATGAGGATATCGATGAGCTTGTCGGGCGCATCGAAGAGGTGCTCGAATCTCGGGGCCAGAGTCTATTGGGCTACCGCCTGGGGCTCAGGCAGCAGGTGGAGTTGACCTTGATTCTGGCGCGCCATAACATCTCCCAGGCCCTGGCCGCCGACATGTGCGGCGTCTCCCAGCCCACCGTCTCCAGGATCTGGAGGCGCATGGTCCCCTTGCTGACCCATGTGCTGGCCATGAGTGGGATCTCTCTGTCCCAGGCAGTGGCTCAGGGCAGCCTGCTGCTCGTTGATGGCACGCCGATCCCCACTGGTAACAGGCCCGCAGCCGGCAGGCAGGTCGAGAAGGCCAACTACTCGGGCAAGCACCATGCCCAGTGCCTGAATGTCCAGGTCGCCGCCACCACCGACGCCACCCTGGTGGCGGTCTCGGACCCGGTGCCCGGCTCACGTCACGACAGCGCCGCCTTGAGCCTGTGCGGCTGGGACACGATCCTCACCGGCGCCGATTGGATCGCCGATACCGCATACACCGCTCATGGCGCACTGACCCCCATCAAGAAGACGCCGGGAAGAGATCGTCTGGAATGGGAGAAAGACTTCAACAGAGCCGTGTCATCCACGCGCGCCGCCATCGAGCACACCATCGCGACGCTGAAGAAATGGAAGATCCTATCCACCGGCTACCGCCACCGCCTGGCAGAGCTCCCCAGCATCATCACCCTGATCACCAAACTCGAACTCTACAGAACAGGCTGGTAACCCCCACATGAATAACACCCTTAGAGCACCCGGAGGTCACTAGGGTCACCACATGGAAACCTGCAGCCCTCGACAACTGAGAGAGCATAATACGACCCGTCGCCTCTCGCTGCTCCATAGTGAGGATTCTGCCCGAATCCCGATCCACGAGGCGCCCACGACCTTTGTACAGATCAACCGCATGCAGTTCCTTGGATTTGAGCACGCCAAACTCCCTACTAATCTCTCGACGACCCTCCAGCCACGCACCAAGGACCTCAGTCCATGCGCGATCCTTGACAAGAAGAGCAGACAAGGTCACCCCGTGCTTGGAATCTCCGGAATCATCCACGTAACACAAATACATGAGCGTATTCTGCCACGCCTGTTCTCAGGAGTGCGGCGAGACTCTCTTACCAGGGGTGGGCGCTGAAGATGTTGGAGAAGGTGCGCCTCAGCAATGCCTGCCCGCAGGCACGGCGCTGATGCTCTGCCCACAGCCGGCGCCTCAGCCAGGGGGTGACGGCGCCTGACCTGCCAGCAGGTGGCGGGCGGCCACGCCCGCCACGGCCTCCTCGGCGGGGTTGAGGCCGAGGCGGTTGATGTCGATGTGGATGAGGTCCAGAGCCCGCCGGCCCGCAGGCCCGGCTCCCATGCGACTGATGGCCGCCACCGCATCGGCGGCCAGGTCCTCCAGCCCATCCCTCGGCTCCTGCGCGGCCCCCTGCCCGACGACCTCCAGGACCTGTCCCACCAGCGCCTTGAGGCTCTCAGCCCCGCGCAACTCAGCGGGAAGGCGCGGCCCCCACAGGCGCAACTGCTCACCCAGCAGCCAGCCGGCTGCACTGCCGTCACTATCGCCGCTGCCGTCGCCGCCGCCAGCACCGTCAGTGCCGTCGCTGCCATCACCGCCCAGTCCGGCCGCCACCAGGGCCATGTACCTGGCGGCCAGGGCCACTCGGGGAAGCGGTCGCCCCACCCGCCAGATCCGCTGCTCCAGGCACCATGCGGTGGAGGCCGCGAAATGATCCTCCGCGGCCTCGACTCCCGCCTCTCCCCCGTACTTGTCGTACTCGGGGCCGTAGACGGCCAGGCTGAGCCCGGCACGCCCGGGGCCCGCAGCGGTCAGGGGATCGACCACGAGGCGCTCGACCTGCCCCACCGGAGCGCGGCGCGCCGCCTCATCAAGCACGCCGAGACTGGCATAGGCCTCATCGAGGACCTCCGGCGCGGCCTGGATGCGCAGTCGCAGGTGATGCCCGCGCAGGTCGACGAAGCGCAGGAAATGGGCCGAGTGGATCGGCCGCCTCCGCATCCCCTCCAGCCAGCGCCCCACAGCCGGCAGCAGGGCGTCGGTGTCATCGCCCCCCGCGCAGTAGAGGCGCGCATAGAGCCAGTCCAGCTCTCCCTCGGCTCCGGATCCCATCACTGCCCTCCCTCACCGCTCTTGGGCCACTGCACGCTGACCAGGTACTCCAGCGCCGTGGCCCGCCCCGAGCCGGTGGTGCCGGCCACCTGCTCGCGCCCCGGCAGGGCCTCGATCAGGCTGAGGTGCTCAGCGCTGGCATCGATCCACCCGCGCAGCGCCAGAAGCGAGGCCGGGCAGGTCAGGTCGACGTAGAAGGGCTTGTGCTCATCGAAGGTCGCCCCCCTGGGGGGCAGGTGCTGATGGGCATAGACCTGTGCGGGCAGCCCCCACCGCTCGCGCAGGCCCGCCACCCCCAGCAGGCTGTCCGTCAGATCCGCCCCCAGCAGGCCGGTGAGCTCACCGGCCGGGAAGGTCCAGGACTCCCGTCGGGTGACCAGGCGTCCATCAGTGATGCGCGGGCTGTGGACGAGGCGATCGGGGCGCGGCCCGGTCCTGTCGCGCTCACGGCTGGTCCAGTGATCGGCCATGGGGGGCAGGCGCGCCCAGGGCTCGGCGAT
This genomic interval carries:
- a CDS encoding integrase catalytic domain-containing protein, translating into MGSELSMGARAEITRKYATAYARASKGDKGRMLDEVCAVTGWSRDNARRRLTQAAKRPGGAKKEAPRPRGRKYSYDALKVLQKVWAASGGQCGKYLAASMPLLLDLLQSHGELDDEPRYTPQVRAELEAMSAATIDRYLAPVRAKDPVRGISTTKAGPLLRNSITIRKAGDEIEAAPGFFEVDTVAHCGPVLKGEFARTLNMTDVLTGWVFTRTMRNNAEKHIIAALDAAIDAVPFPLLGMDFDNGSEFINHGVVAWAGNLGIYFTRARPYRKNDQATIESKNNHLVRRYGFYYRYDTDTERATLNRLWSLVDDRLNFLTPTRKPVGWGTDKAGRRKRLYDAPATPLERLLSTDALTGQHKDELIAYRDSLNPAKIARRIHDLQASLIMQAKTKTDELYAAQIPSALPDVHHSIRVKKASRHPTRFAGIPT
- a CDS encoding DUF3800 domain-containing protein, producing the protein MRWLDDWAKQEDETAMVFYDGHQGYSPELRGGESAENAHEWETALREATPFRDAHRGLEISTRRIVEDVLMQDSRYSQLIQAADLIAYGAFHKHAQDYPGVWVGIRPVPGAIRAYMKTCSHWVPNSENGIIWLE
- a CDS encoding transposase family protein produces the protein MHYESTTGLCDEDIDELVGRIEEVLESRGQSLLGYRLGLRQQVELTLILARHNISQALAADMCGVSQPTVSRIWRRMVPLLTHVLAMSGISLSQAVAQGSLLLVDGTPIPTGNRPAAGRQVEKANYSGKHHAQCLNVQVAATTDATLVAVSDPVPGSRHDSAALSLCGWDTILTGADWIADTAYTAHGALTPIKKTPGRDRLEWEKDFNRAVSSTRAAIEHTIATLKKWKILSTGYRHRLAELPSIITLITKLELYRTGW
- a CDS encoding thiopeptide-type bacteriocin biosynthesis protein — translated: MGSGAEGELDWLYARLYCAGGDDTDALLPAVGRWLEGMRRRPIHSAHFLRFVDLRGHHLRLRIQAAPEVLDEAYASLGVLDEAARRAPVGQVERLVVDPLTAAGPGRAGLSLAVYGPEYDKYGGEAGVEAAEDHFAASTAWCLEQRIWRVGRPLPRVALAARYMALVAAGLGGDGSDGTDGAGGGDGSGDSDGSAAGWLLGEQLRLWGPRLPAELRGAESLKALVGQVLEVVGQGAAQEPRDGLEDLAADAVAAISRMGAGPAGRRALDLIHIDINRLGLNPAEEAVAGVAARHLLAGQAPSPPG